One region of Vigna angularis cultivar LongXiaoDou No.4 chromosome 10, ASM1680809v1, whole genome shotgun sequence genomic DNA includes:
- the LOC128194241 gene encoding uncharacterized protein LOC128194241 has product MVVTHLFDYQDAIIGGAFYGKLCKVWDSFFGRRGRERGRATKGREPFLPFSPVQRAPMGSCSNLGRGLEEELSWASGDDGVLASRTGKGSEELLKFLEDLDLHVWEEIDPKTYMEVFKS; this is encoded by the exons atggtggtcacccacctctttGACTATCAAGATGCAATTATTGGGGGTGCATTTTACGGGAAGCTTTGCAAGGTGTGGGATTCATTTTTTGGcaggagagggagagagagagggagagcaACCAAAGGGAGGGAACCCTTTCTCCCATTTTCACCCGTCCAAAGAGCACCCATGGGAAGCTGTTCCAACCTTGGAAGGGGCTTAGAGGAGGAACTGAGTTGGGCATCTGGTGATGATGGAGTTCTTGCATCAAGAACTGGAAAAGGAAGTGAAGAGCTGCTGAAGTTCCTGGAAGATCTTGATCTGCACGTCTGGGAGGAGATTGATCCCAAAACTTACatggaagtcttcaagag ttgA